Proteins encoded within one genomic window of Actinomycetota bacterium:
- a CDS encoding replication initiation protein, which produces MKKKIKEKEKTELIKSEVNLIEKPFYTLDHDRFKRIKSKEVEIKGEKTIIKIWEVSPDLELGLPTVFDMKIFRVIEMFIYRNLKKNDGNIINPLNIGSIYQICKILGIENHSGNRKFIKEAIERLSLTGFITKNTFYSKGKKKFLGEASFHLFDRVWKGKELKNGEVADSNYIYIAPLYKESIEAHYIKLLDFSYIKSLNSGIAIRLYEILGIKFYGINKKNFDFIKYSYEKLCNLLPLKEQKYLSQIKQQLKPALKELKETKFLEKYIFEEKGNKLFIKFYPGVKYFEEIKLNGAPRKKAIAEIKRIKEILKDEKEDKLSPMPKGFMSQIKEIVKEAENKIKRI; this is translated from the coding sequence ATGAAGAAAAAAATCAAAGAAAAGGAAAAAACAGAATTAATTAAATCAGAAGTCAATCTAATAGAGAAGCCCTTTTATACTTTAGATCACGACAGATTTAAGAGAATCAAATCTAAAGAAGTAGAAATAAAAGGTGAAAAAACAATCATAAAGATATGGGAAGTTTCACCAGATTTAGAATTAGGACTGCCAACAGTTTTTGATATGAAGATCTTTAGAGTAATAGAAATGTTTATTTATAGAAATTTAAAGAAAAACGACGGAAATATAATAAATCCTTTAAATATCGGATCTATCTATCAAATATGTAAAATTTTGGGAATTGAAAATCATAGCGGTAATAGAAAATTTATAAAAGAAGCAATTGAGAGACTATCACTAACAGGCTTTATAACAAAAAATACTTTTTACTCTAAGGGAAAGAAAAAATTTTTAGGTGAAGCGTCTTTTCATTTATTTGATCGGGTGTGGAAAGGCAAGGAATTAAAAAACGGGGAAGTCGCAGACTCCAACTACATATACATAGCACCGCTTTATAAGGAGAGTATAGAAGCTCACTATATAAAATTATTAGATTTTTCATATATTAAAAGTTTAAATAGTGGTATTGCTATTAGGTTATATGAAATTTTAGGGATTAAATTCTATGGTATTAATAAGAAAAATTTTGATTTTATAAAATATAGCTACGAAAAACTTTGTAATCTATTGCCTTTAAAAGAACAAAAATATTTATCTCAAATTAAGCAACAATTAAAACCTGCACTCAAGGAATTAAAAGAAACTAAATTTTTAGAGAAATATATTTTTGAAGAGAAAGGGAATAAATTATTTATTAAATTTTATCCTGGTGTGAAATATTTTGAGGAAATTAAATTAAACGGCGCACCTAGAAAAAAAGCAATTGCTGAAATCAAAAGAATAAAAGAGATTTTAAAAGATGAAAAAGAAGATAAATTATCGCCGATGCCAAAAGGATTTATGAGCCAAATAAAAGAAATAGTCAAAGAAGCTGAAAATAAAATAAAAAGAATTTAA
- a CDS encoding helix-turn-helix transcriptional regulator has product MDFRDIKERREALGLTLGQLASKCHNRISPQLLNMIERGNRNLTSDKALILGEVLNCEPFQLALSQTLSNQGISLKDRETAVDLLFDDFRRLLTLKSEELEKRKDLDFGDRDTFARSKKLSKPEAKKSKDNGEIKRNSVCAILTEKRTVTFYNERYDRNVPKIVNVKTARFLRKTGLFKFEKMRDENQRSDQKG; this is encoded by the coding sequence ATGGATTTTAGAGATATAAAAGAGCGCAGGGAAGCGTTGGGGTTAACTTTAGGGCAATTGGCAAGCAAATGCCATAATAGGATCTCCCCACAATTACTGAATATGATCGAGAGGGGGAATAGGAACTTAACATCAGACAAGGCGCTGATTCTCGGTGAAGTTTTAAATTGTGAACCTTTTCAATTAGCGTTATCACAAACCCTTTCGAATCAAGGAATTTCTTTAAAAGATAGGGAAACGGCAGTCGATTTATTATTCGATGATTTTAGAAGATTATTAACTTTGAAATCTGAAGAGTTAGAAAAAAGAAAGGATTTAGATTTTGGTGATAGAGATACATTTGCTAGATCTAAAAAGCTGTCTAAACCTGAAGCTAAAAAAAGTAAAGATAATGGAGAGATTAAAAGAAATAGTGTTTGTGCTATTTTAACTGAAAAGAGGACAGTCACTTTTTATAATGAAAGGTATGATAGAAATGTCCCTAAAATAGTTAATGTGAAGACTGCAAGATTTTTAAGAAAGACTGGATTGTTTAAATTTGAGAAGATGAGAGATGAGAATCAAAGAAGCGATCAAAAAGGATAA